In Zingiber officinale cultivar Zhangliang chromosome 6A, Zo_v1.1, whole genome shotgun sequence, a single genomic region encodes these proteins:
- the LOC121995406 gene encoding zinc finger MYM-type protein 1-like, translating into MHRFFKRKTPEPEEQNIGDVTVGEFDFSQLPVDPGLRIPICSYNANIRDQVRRIYLQKGPFQPSGYEFPKRKFGVSQFRRFNPSWFKEFGDWLEYSIEKDAAYCLYCYLFKTTKGKQARGETFVSEGFTNWKGAHNKEINDVILKNAPKNCKLASPDIQKDIVRACASETINVIIKDIGNSLFSILVDKSCDVSMKEQMSVVLRYVDSSGHVNECFIGIEHVTSTTTLSLKAAIDKMFSKYNLSIANVRGQGFDGTSNMQGKFNGLKALILKENPCAFYIHCFAHQLQLALIAVAKKNLPISNFFRIVGDVVNVVGSSCKRSDLLKEKHSDFIVEALERDEISSGRGLNQETTLQRAGDTRWGSHYNSLISLISMFSAVSDVLEVISEDDSSSPDQKTEAFNLLESILSFDFAFNLHLMKHVLGISSELSTTLQKKDQDIVNAMDLVQKKLLQLAEFYPQDFSRFDLLVLDDQLETYICDMRSNKTFQGLKDLSDLSEKLVMSKKNFNVDDAGLIFENYELLSASHSQESV; encoded by the exons ATgcatagattttttaaaagaaaaactccAGAACCAGAAGAACAAAATATTGGAGATGTTACCGTtggagaatttgatttttcacaATTACCAGTAGATCCTGGACTAAGGATTCCAATTTGTTCTTATAATGCTAACATtagggatcaagttcgaaggaTATATTTGCAAAAGGGCCCATTCCAACCTTCAGGTTATGAATTCCCAAAACGAAAATTTGGAGTAAGCCAATTTAGACGGTTTAATCCTTCATGGTTTAAGGAATTTGGTGATTGGTTGGAATATAGTATAGAAAAAGATGCGGCGTATTGTTTGTATTGTTATCTCTTCAAGACAACTAAGGGAAAACAAGCAAGAGGAGAGACTTTTGTTAGCGAAGGATTCACAAATTGGAAGG GTGCTCATAATAAAGAGATTAATGATGTGATATTGAAAAATGCTCCTAAAAATTGCAAGTTAGCATCACCGGATATTCAGAAGGATATAGTAAGGGCCTGTGCATCTGAAACAATTAATGTTATTATCAAAGATATTGGTAATTCATTATTCTCTATTTTAGTTGATAAATCTTGTGATGTGTCAATGAAGGAGCAAATGTCAGTTGTTTTGCGCTATGTGGATAGTAGTGGGCATGTaaatgagtgttttattggaaTTGAACATGTTACTAGTACTACAACACTCTCACTTAAAGCTGCTATTGATAAGATGTTCTCTAAATATAATTTGAGCATAGCTAATGTGAGAGGACAGGGTTTTGATGGAACAAGTAATATGCAAGGTAAATTTAATGGTCTCAAAGCACTCATTTTAAAGGAGAACCCATGTGCATTTTACATACATTGTTTTGCCCATCAGCTTCAACTAGCTCTTATAGCTGTGGCCAAGAAAAATCTTCCGATTTCTAATTTCTTTCGTATTGTTGGTGATGTGGTAAATGTTGTTGGATCATCTTGCAAACGTTCTGATCTTCTTAAGGAGAAACATTCAGATTTTATTGTTGAGGCACTAGAGAGGGATGAAATTTCAAGTGGTCGAGGACTTAATCAAGAAACTACCCTTCAACGTGCTGGGGATACACGTTGGGGGTCACATTACAATTCTTTGATCAGTTTGATTTCTATGTTCTCTGCTGTCAGTGATGTGCTTGAAGTGATTTCAGAAGATGATTCTAGTTCTCCTGATCAAAAAACTGAGGCATTTAATTTATTGGAGTCAATACTTTCATTTGATTTTGCATTCAATCTACACTTGATGAAACATGTCTTAGGAATTTCGAGTGAATTGTCGACGACATTACAAAAGAAAGATCAGGATATTGTAAATGCAATGGATTTAGTACAA AAAAAATTGTTGCAACTAGCTGAGTTTTATCCACAAGATTTCTCAAGATTTGATCTTCTCGTACTTGATGATCAACTTGAAACTTATATATGTGATATGCGTTCTAACAAAACATTTCAAGGATTGAAAGACCTCAGTGATCTTTCAGAGAAGTTAGTTATGTCAAAGAAAA ATTTCAATGTGGATGATGCTGGCttgatatttgaaaattatgAACTTTTGAGTGCATCTCATAGCCAAGAATCTGTTTGA